A single window of Pieris rapae chromosome 4, ilPieRapa1.1, whole genome shotgun sequence DNA harbors:
- the LOC110992988 gene encoding bombyxin B-1 homolog encodes MKYQAALIISLVLCSSQGEGRKLCGRKLSDILGYLCANPLISKEDLDSFQTKRSENFYNVIPNAVNWPWIPHHKAKGIRNKREIIEECCDKSCTIDELMEYC; translated from the exons ATGAAGTACCAGGCCGCCCTTATCATTTCTCTCGTCTTATGTAGCAGCCAAGGGGAAGGACGAAAGTTGTGCGGACGAAAACTGTCCGACATCTTGGGGTATTTGTGCGCAAACCCGTTGATAAGTAAAGAAGATTTGGACA GTTTTCAAACAAAACGATCGGAGAACTTTTACAACGTAATACCAAATGCTGTCAACTGGCCCTGGATTCCACATCATAAGGCTAAGGGGATTAGGAACAAGCGAGAAATCATTGAGGAGTGTTGCGATAAGTCCTGCACTATTGACGAACTCATGGAATATTGTTAG
- the LOC123690725 gene encoding insulin-related peptide 4-like, which yields MKYQAVLIFSLVLCSSQGEGRMLCGGRLSEIVAYLCANPLTSREDFASFQMKRSENFYNSIPNAVDWPWIPQNEAKGIRNKRRIIEECCKKSCTVDELMEYC from the exons ATGAAGTATCAGGCCGTCCTTATCTTTTCTCTCGTCTTATGCAGCAGCCAAGGGGAAGGACGAATGTTGTGCGGAGGAAGACTGTCCGAAATCGTAGCGTATTTATGCGCAAACCCGTTGACGAGTAGAGAAGATTTCGCCA GTTTTCAAATGAAACGATCCGAGAACTTCTACAACTCAATACCCAACGCTGTCGACTGGCCATGGATCCCACAAAATGAAGCTAAGGGCATTAGAAACAAACGTAGAATCATCGAAGAGTGTTGTAAAAAGTCCTGTACCGTTGACGAACTCAtggaatattgttaa